A stretch of the Actinomycetes bacterium genome encodes the following:
- a CDS encoding PRC and DUF2382 domain-containing protein — translation MITQNQVRDLIGCQLVGSDDQKIGKVGQIFLDDQTGKPEWATVNTGFFGSSESFVPLADADVQGDAVQVPYTKDQIKDAPNVDVDNGGHLSQSEERNLYQHYGLSYSEQSSDSGLPGSGTGRTSGRDTSGTATGAGHDTSGPNTDDAMTRSEEQLHAGKETVTAGKARLRKWVETEEQNVSVPVKKEKARLETEPITDANRGSALDGPAISEEEHEVTLTEERPVVAKEAVPVERVRLTKDSEEHDEQISEEVRKERIEAEGDVDSGTGRTRR, via the coding sequence ATGATCACCCAGAACCAGGTACGTGACCTGATCGGTTGCCAGCTCGTCGGCTCCGACGACCAGAAGATCGGCAAGGTCGGGCAGATCTTCCTCGACGACCAGACCGGCAAGCCGGAGTGGGCGACCGTCAACACCGGCTTCTTCGGCAGCAGCGAGAGCTTCGTGCCGCTGGCCGACGCCGACGTGCAGGGCGACGCGGTGCAGGTGCCCTACACGAAGGACCAGATCAAGGACGCGCCGAACGTCGACGTCGACAACGGCGGGCACCTGAGCCAGTCCGAGGAGCGCAACCTCTACCAGCACTACGGCCTGAGCTACTCGGAGCAGAGCTCCGACAGCGGCCTTCCTGGGTCCGGCACGGGGCGCACGTCGGGCCGCGACACCTCCGGCACCGCCACCGGAGCCGGCCACGACACCTCGGGGCCCAACACCGACGACGCGATGACGCGGTCGGAGGAGCAGCTGCACGCCGGCAAGGAGACCGTCACCGCGGGCAAGGCCCGGCTTCGCAAGTGGGTCGAGACCGAGGAGCAGAACGTCAGCGTGCCGGTCAAGAAGGAGAAGGCGCGCCTCGAGACCGAGCCGATCACCGACGCCAACCGTGGCTCGGCACTCGACGGACCCGCGATCAGCGAGGAGGAGCACGAGGTCACGCTGACCGAGGAGCGCCCCGTGGTCGCCAAGGAGGCGGTGCCGGTCGAGCGGGTCAGGCTGACCAAGGACAGCGAGGAGCACGACGAGCAGATCTCCGAGGAGGTCCGCAAGGAGCGGATCGAGGCGGAGGGCGACGTCGACAGCGGCACCGGCCGCACCCGGCGGTAG
- a CDS encoding EAL domain-containing protein: MTAAPAAAANATTRTLALAAALLSSLGVVPYLEAPTRPGESPHLSLLLLAAMFAVGGLLVFHLEYRDEAHSFLLSEVPLVLGLFLVEPWVLITARLLGEAAALLLHPRQPWVKLVMNFSLWLAECVVAVSVLQLLGSPSATTPWGWGAVFVAVIAADALGNAAVYLVIRWHGARPQNGPLAVAAATTAVCNTCLGVLALLLVHVHVASLVVLGVLGVALFLAYRGYTDLHQRHASLQLLHDFGQATAGALRPDEVAEAMLHHARRLLRTEVAELVLLPADGSGARLTLVGDEPMVTGALGPDVSLFQPVLDAHSPIIVSRGGPPGLLDAYLDQVGTKDALLVAVELGGGARAVFTVAGRLADVSTLDDQDARLFATLTNHAAAALEKGRLIDRLRDEAQRRQHQALHDSLTGLPNRASFQEHAAATLGRSGPDERVAVLLMDLDQFKQVNDTLGHQTGDELLQEVARRLRSTTRDRDFAARLGGDEFAVLVRVGDEGSSALPTARRIADALQAPVELRGIRLDVRVSVGIAVFPDHGSDVHDLLQRADVAMYAAKSLQDGPQLYRQEADQNTPRRLQLATDLRQAIERGEVAVHYQPQADLVTTTVTGVEALCRWTHPQHGPVSPDEFIPVAEQTGLITALTLHVVTDALSRCGRWQRAGHGIGVSVNVSARSLLDAGFVDDVLDLVRSSGMRPDLLTLEITESSIMSDTHRTLDLLQRLAAFGIRLSVDDFGTGYSSLAYLQQLPVHELKVDKAFVYDVGSDGSSRAIVRSVVDLGHSLGLLVVAEGVEDEAAWDQLQRLGCDRAQGYLLSRPMSGDDVTRWLQRTHAASAAG; this comes from the coding sequence GTGACAGCTGCACCCGCCGCAGCCGCCAACGCGACGACACGCACGCTCGCGCTGGCGGCCGCCCTGCTGTCCAGCCTCGGCGTCGTGCCCTACCTCGAGGCGCCGACGAGGCCCGGGGAGTCGCCACACCTGTCGCTGTTGCTGTTGGCGGCGATGTTCGCCGTCGGGGGGCTCCTGGTCTTCCACCTCGAGTATCGCGACGAGGCCCACAGCTTCCTGCTCAGCGAGGTGCCACTGGTCCTCGGGCTGTTTCTGGTGGAGCCCTGGGTCCTGATCACCGCTCGCCTGCTCGGGGAGGCGGCCGCTCTCCTCCTGCACCCCCGTCAGCCGTGGGTCAAGCTGGTCATGAACTTCTCGTTGTGGCTTGCGGAGTGCGTCGTCGCCGTGTCGGTCCTGCAGCTGCTCGGGTCACCGAGCGCCACCACCCCATGGGGCTGGGGGGCCGTCTTCGTCGCCGTGATCGCCGCGGACGCTCTCGGGAACGCCGCGGTCTACCTGGTGATCCGGTGGCACGGAGCCCGCCCCCAGAACGGCCCGCTCGCCGTCGCCGCGGCTACCACTGCAGTGTGCAACACCTGCTTGGGCGTGCTCGCCCTCCTACTGGTCCATGTGCACGTCGCGTCCCTGGTCGTCCTGGGGGTGCTCGGCGTGGCCCTCTTCCTCGCCTACCGCGGCTACACGGACCTGCACCAGCGGCACGCGAGCCTGCAGCTGCTGCACGACTTCGGCCAGGCCACGGCCGGCGCACTCCGTCCCGACGAGGTGGCGGAGGCGATGCTGCACCACGCCCGGCGCCTGCTGCGCACAGAGGTCGCCGAACTGGTGCTGCTGCCGGCCGACGGCTCCGGGGCACGCCTGACGCTGGTCGGCGACGAGCCGATGGTCACCGGGGCGCTCGGCCCTGACGTCTCGCTCTTCCAGCCGGTCCTCGACGCGCACTCGCCGATCATCGTCAGCCGCGGCGGGCCACCCGGGCTGCTCGACGCCTACCTCGACCAGGTCGGGACCAAGGACGCGTTGCTGGTGGCGGTCGAGCTCGGCGGCGGCGCGCGGGCGGTCTTCACCGTGGCCGGCCGGCTGGCCGACGTCAGCACCCTGGACGATCAGGACGCGAGGCTCTTCGCGACTCTGACCAACCACGCGGCGGCAGCCCTGGAAAAGGGCCGGTTGATCGACCGGCTCCGCGACGAGGCACAGCGGCGCCAGCACCAGGCGCTGCACGACTCGCTGACCGGGCTGCCCAACCGGGCCTCGTTCCAAGAGCATGCCGCCGCCACACTCGGCCGCAGCGGTCCCGATGAGCGGGTGGCGGTCCTGCTCATGGACCTGGACCAGTTCAAGCAGGTCAACGACACTCTCGGCCACCAGACCGGCGACGAGCTGCTCCAGGAGGTCGCGCGGCGGCTGCGCTCGACGACCCGCGACCGCGACTTCGCCGCCCGCCTCGGTGGGGACGAGTTCGCCGTCCTCGTCCGAGTCGGGGACGAGGGGAGCTCGGCGCTGCCGACCGCGCGCCGGATCGCCGACGCCCTCCAGGCGCCGGTCGAGCTGCGCGGGATCCGTCTCGACGTCCGGGTGTCTGTGGGCATCGCCGTTTTCCCCGACCACGGGTCGGACGTGCACGACCTCCTGCAGCGTGCCGACGTCGCGATGTACGCGGCGAAGTCGCTCCAGGACGGACCCCAGCTGTACCGGCAGGAGGCCGACCAGAACACCCCGCGGCGCCTGCAGCTCGCGACCGACCTGCGGCAGGCCATCGAGAGGGGCGAGGTAGCCGTTCACTACCAGCCGCAGGCCGACCTCGTGACGACCACCGTCACCGGAGTCGAGGCGCTGTGCCGCTGGACGCACCCCCAGCACGGGCCGGTGTCACCCGACGAGTTCATCCCGGTGGCCGAGCAGACCGGCCTGATCACCGCGCTCACTCTGCACGTCGTCACAGACGCGTTGAGCCGGTGCGGCCGTTGGCAACGCGCCGGTCACGGCATCGGGGTGTCGGTGAACGTGTCGGCTCGCAGCCTGTTGGACGCCGGGTTCGTCGACGACGTACTCGACCTGGTCCGCTCCAGCGGCATGCGCCCTGACCTGCTGACGCTCGAGATCACCGAGTCGAGCATCATGTCCGACACCCACCGCACGCTGGACCTGCTGCAGCGGCTCGCGGCATTCGGGATCCGCCTGTCGGTGGACGACTTCGGGACGGGCTACTCCTCACTCGCCTACCTCCAGCAGCTCCCGGTGCACGAGCTCAAGGTCGACAAGGCGTTCGTCTACGACGTCGGGTCGGACGGTTCGAGCCGGGCCATCGTCCGGTCCGTGGTCGACCTGGGTCACAGCCTGGGTCTGCTCGTCGTCGCGGAAGGCGTCGAGGACGAGGCCGCCTGGGACCAGCTGCAGCGGCTCGGCTGCGACCGCGCCCAGGGCTACCTGCTCAGCCGACCGATGTCCGGTGACGACGTCACTCGCTGGCTCCAGCGAACCCACGCCGCAAGCGCCGCGGGATAG
- a CDS encoding nuclear transport factor 2 family protein, with amino-acid sequence MSDRDDFLTWATTRLKDAEIALHNGDAGPRRAIWSRRDPVTVLGAWRSAAGQHELTELFDELGRSFSDCTSYFHEVVAADVVGDMAYTVGYEHTQATVKGERRTYTLRATQVYRREDGEWKVAHRHADTVPDAGGAEGTAPA; translated from the coding sequence GTGAGCGACCGTGACGACTTCCTCACCTGGGCCACGACCCGGCTCAAGGACGCGGAGATCGCTCTGCACAACGGGGACGCCGGCCCCCGACGGGCGATCTGGTCGCGACGGGACCCGGTCACGGTGCTCGGCGCTTGGAGGTCCGCGGCCGGCCAGCACGAGTTGACCGAGCTCTTCGACGAGCTCGGGCGCAGCTTCTCCGACTGCACCTCTTACTTCCATGAAGTGGTCGCTGCAGACGTCGTGGGTGACATGGCCTACACCGTCGGCTACGAGCACACCCAGGCCACCGTCAAGGGGGAGCGTCGGACGTACACCCTGCGTGCGACCCAGGTCTACCGCCGCGAGGACGGCGAGTGGAAGGTCGCTCACCGGCACGCGGACACCGTTCCGGACGCGGGCGGCGCTGAAGGAACCGCGCCCGCCTGA